In Ostrea edulis chromosome 10, xbOstEdul1.1, whole genome shotgun sequence, one genomic interval encodes:
- the LOC130051046 gene encoding uncharacterized protein LOC130051046 — protein MEEKGETEEVFMECDDADVSNVSSFCTIETMDNDIAASARINDLHVQQSEDVSLKEASCQTLPTPMMSIENFFHDSEGLMFYTGLASYTDFLFVLHCLGEAAYHLRYLYNQVQNLSVENQLFLTLIKLRQNKPNFELSRLFGISQTTVDNIWITWVNFMARQFQEINFWPDRDTVTFFSPCDFFQKFPSTRVIIDGTEIPVKKPKPPVAQQSTFSTYKNRNTVKVLVGATPGGLVSYISPAYGRSTSGRQVVERSSLINICDPGDKCQIKDSMSRISLHQRM, from the coding sequence ATGGAGGAAAAGGGTGAAACAGAAGAGGTCTTTATGGAATGTGACGATGCTGACGTTTCGAATGTCTCAAGCTTTTGTACCATAGAGACAATGGATAATGACATAGCAGCATCAGCTCGAATTAATGATCTTCATGTCCAACAGAGTGAAGATGTAAGCCTCAAAGAGGCATCATGTCAAACTCTCCCAACACCCATGATGTCTATTGAAAATTTCTTTCATGACAGCGAGGGTTTAATGTTTTACACTGGCCTTGCTTCTTACACAGATTTTCTTTTTGTACTGCATTGTTTAGGTGAAGCTGCCTATCATCTCAGATATTTGTATAACCAAGTTCAAAATTTATCAGTTGAAAACCAACTTTTTCTAACTTTGATCAAATTAAGACAGAACAAACCCAACTTTGAATTAAGTCGCTTATTTGGCATATCACAAACAACTGTAGATAACATTTGGATTACATGGGTTAACTTCATGGCAAGacaatttcaagaaataaatttctggCCTGACAGAGACACCGTCACTTTCTTTTCACCCTGCGACTTCTTTCAAAAATTTCCCTCAACAAGAGTTATAATTGATGGGACCGAGATCCCAGTGAAAAAACCCAAACCCCCTGTTGCACAACAGTCAACCTTTTCTACTTACAAAAACAGAAACACTGTTAAAGTGCTTGTTGGTGCCACACCTGGAGGACTTGTATCATACATTTCTCCAGCATATGGGAGGTCTACCAGTGGTAGGCAAGTCGTTGAACGTAGCTCTCTTATTAACATATGCGACCCTGGGGATAAATGTCAGATAAAGGATTCAATGTCCAGGATCTCTTTGCACCAAAGGATGTAA
- the LOC125665549 gene encoding long-chain fatty acid transport protein 2-like isoform X2: MSRARDKVLMSLGGVAGLSVLAWQTMFPWLKYDLHHINQTKPMGEKMVKDLANQRYLIEMFEESVAKHPQKTMVIFANREYTFELVNEQAKMVANIAYEWRFKTGETVALLIQNHPAFIWTFLGLQKVGLNVAFLNYHNRGKPLLHTIIVSKAQAMVIGPEEDLYRAVEEIRHDLEIPLYVYGSSRSNVPAGFISWDDLMIASSTAEICKTHRHNYNLLTPCANIFSSGTTGLPKPVIVNQERAIKMSKVLCMVGVTPDDIIYTTTPLYHAAALFALFGVIDAGATMVLRSQFSASHFFEDCRRHNVTIAVYIGELARYLLHVPASPEDGKHNIRVMLGNGLRADIWEKFQKRFKIPKIVEYFGASEGPVGFSNTWGKVGSCGRLSPFLNMISPMKSYIVRYDPKTYLPLRNKSGRCIPCNIGTDGRAGMAGILLKESVDFKSDLLPEIYQHCEKNLPSYARPMFLRFIKEMPLTTTLKQKKVEYVKEGFNPAIINDPLFRISPETSTYVTLTTENFGMFLAKSRL; the protein is encoded by the exons atgtctcgTGCCAGAGACAAAGTTTTGATGAGCCTTGGAGGAGTTGCAGGTCTATCAGTGTTAGCGTGGCAAACAATGTTCCCCTGGCTGAAGTATGATCTGCATCATATAAATCAAACCAAACCAATGGGAGAGAAAATGGTCAAAGATCTAGCGAATCAAAGATATCtaattgaaatgtttgaagaGAGTGTCGCTAAACACCCCCAAAAAACAATGGTCATATTTGCAAACAGGGAATATACTTTCGAATTGGTGAATGAACAAGCAAAAATGGTGGCCAATATTGCATATGAGTGGAGGTTCAAAACCGGAGAGACAGTTGCCTTATTGATACAGAATCACCCGGCATTCATCTGGACATTTTTAG gaCTCCAGAAAGTCGGTCTAAATGTCGCTTTCTTAAATTACCACAACAGGGGTAAACCTCTTCTACATACTATCATCGTAAGCAAAGCTCAAGCTATGGTTATCGGACCTG AGGAAGATTTGTATCGTGCTGTTGAGGAAATACGTCACGATCTAGAGATACCGTTATATGTATATGGTAGCTCCAGATCCAATGTCCCCGCCGGCTTCATCTCTTGGGATGATCTGATGATCGCGTCTTCAACAGCTGAAATCTGCAAAACCCATAGACATAACTACAATCTGCTAACACCTTGTGCCAACATCTTCTCGTCGGGAACAACAG GTTTGCCAAAGCCAGTCATAGTGAATCAAGAAAGGGCCATTAAGATGTCTAAAGTCCTCTGCATGGTGGGTGTGACACCAGATGATATCATCTACACCACTACTCCGCTGTATCACGCAGCAGCTCTATTTGCTTTGTTTGGAGTCATAGATGCAG GGGCTACAATGGTCCTAAGATCCCAGTTTTCTGCGTCACATTTTTTTGAAGATTGTAGAAGGCACAACGTCACGATTGCCGTTTACATTGGAGAGCTTGCCAGATATCTTCTGCACGTCCCAGCG AGTCCAGAAGACGGGAAACATAACATCAGAGTGATGCTAGGAAATGGTCTTCGAGCTGATATATGGGAGAAATTTCAAAAGAGATTCAAAATCCCTAAGATAGTTGAGTATTTTGGTGCTTCAGAAGGACCTGTTGGTTTTAGCAACACGTGGGGAAAGGTTGGATCGTGTGGGAGACTCTCTCCATTTCTA AACATGATAAGTCCAATGAAATCCTACATTGTGCGGTATGATCCAAAAACATACCTTCCTTTGAGAAATAAGTCTGGACGATGTATTCCTTGCAATATAG GTACTGACGGCAGGGCTGGAATGGCTGGGATCTTGTTAAAAGAATCTGTAGATTTCAAGTCTGACCTGTTGCCCGAAATATACCAACATTGTGAAAAGAACCTACCTTCATACGCCCGTCCAATGTTCCTCCGATTCATCAAAGAAATGCCTCTGACTACAACTCTTAAACAGAAAAAGGTGGAATATGTTAAAGAAGGGTTCAATCCTGCCATCATCAATGACCCATTGTTTCGTATTTCTCCGGAAACTAGCACTTATGTTACCCTCACCACAGAAAACTTTGGTATGTTTTTGGCCAAATCAAGATTATGA
- the LOC125665549 gene encoding long-chain fatty acid transport protein 2-like isoform X1 — MSRARDKVLMSLGGVAGLSVLAWQTMFPWLKYDLHHINQTKPMGEKMVKDLANQRYLIEMFEESVAKHPQKTMVIFANREYTFELVNEQAKMVANIAYEWRFKTGETVALLIQNHPAFIWTFLGLQKVGLNVAFLNYHNRGKPLLHTIIVSKAQAMVIGPEEDLYRAVEEIRHDLEIPLYVYGSSRSNVPAGFISWDDLMIASSTAEICKTHRHNYNLLTPCANIFSSGTTGLPKPVIVNQERAIKMSKVLCMVGVTPDDIIYTTTPLYHAAALFALFGVIDAGATMVLRSQFSASHFFEDCRRHNVTIAVYIGELARYLLHVPASPEDGKHNIRVMLGNGLRADIWEKFQKRFKIPKIVEYFGASEGPVGFSNTWGKVGSCGRLSPFLNMISPMKSYIVRYDPKTYLPLRNKSGRCIPCNIGETGLLIGGMPNKAMPTEGIYLGDMEKSEKKIVRDAFDHGDVFFNFGDLLYVDKEYFLYFKDRIGDTFRWKGENVSTNEVANVLTELPFIQDANVYGVEVPGTDGRAGMAGILLKESVDFKSDLLPEIYQHCEKNLPSYARPMFLRFIKEMPLTTTLKQKKVEYVKEGFNPAIINDPLFRISPETSTYVTLTTENFGMFLAKSRL; from the exons atgtctcgTGCCAGAGACAAAGTTTTGATGAGCCTTGGAGGAGTTGCAGGTCTATCAGTGTTAGCGTGGCAAACAATGTTCCCCTGGCTGAAGTATGATCTGCATCATATAAATCAAACCAAACCAATGGGAGAGAAAATGGTCAAAGATCTAGCGAATCAAAGATATCtaattgaaatgtttgaagaGAGTGTCGCTAAACACCCCCAAAAAACAATGGTCATATTTGCAAACAGGGAATATACTTTCGAATTGGTGAATGAACAAGCAAAAATGGTGGCCAATATTGCATATGAGTGGAGGTTCAAAACCGGAGAGACAGTTGCCTTATTGATACAGAATCACCCGGCATTCATCTGGACATTTTTAG gaCTCCAGAAAGTCGGTCTAAATGTCGCTTTCTTAAATTACCACAACAGGGGTAAACCTCTTCTACATACTATCATCGTAAGCAAAGCTCAAGCTATGGTTATCGGACCTG AGGAAGATTTGTATCGTGCTGTTGAGGAAATACGTCACGATCTAGAGATACCGTTATATGTATATGGTAGCTCCAGATCCAATGTCCCCGCCGGCTTCATCTCTTGGGATGATCTGATGATCGCGTCTTCAACAGCTGAAATCTGCAAAACCCATAGACATAACTACAATCTGCTAACACCTTGTGCCAACATCTTCTCGTCGGGAACAACAG GTTTGCCAAAGCCAGTCATAGTGAATCAAGAAAGGGCCATTAAGATGTCTAAAGTCCTCTGCATGGTGGGTGTGACACCAGATGATATCATCTACACCACTACTCCGCTGTATCACGCAGCAGCTCTATTTGCTTTGTTTGGAGTCATAGATGCAG GGGCTACAATGGTCCTAAGATCCCAGTTTTCTGCGTCACATTTTTTTGAAGATTGTAGAAGGCACAACGTCACGATTGCCGTTTACATTGGAGAGCTTGCCAGATATCTTCTGCACGTCCCAGCG AGTCCAGAAGACGGGAAACATAACATCAGAGTGATGCTAGGAAATGGTCTTCGAGCTGATATATGGGAGAAATTTCAAAAGAGATTCAAAATCCCTAAGATAGTTGAGTATTTTGGTGCTTCAGAAGGACCTGTTGGTTTTAGCAACACGTGGGGAAAGGTTGGATCGTGTGGGAGACTCTCTCCATTTCTA AACATGATAAGTCCAATGAAATCCTACATTGTGCGGTATGATCCAAAAACATACCTTCCTTTGAGAAATAAGTCTGGACGATGTATTCCTTGCAATATAG GTGAAACGGGACTTTTGATTGGAGGAATGCCGAACAAAGCAATGCCTACTGAAGGTATCTACTTAGGGGACATGGAAAAAAGTGAAAAGAAAATTGTCAGAGATGCATTTGACCATGGGgatgttttctttaattttggaGATTTATTGTATGTAGACAAAGAGTACTTTTTGTATTTCAAGGATCGAATCGGAGATACTTTTAG gTGGAAAGGTGAAAATGTGTCTACAAATGAAGTAGCTAACGTTCTAACAGAACTACCATTTATACAAGATGCTAATGTGTACGGAGTAGAGGTACCAG GTACTGACGGCAGGGCTGGAATGGCTGGGATCTTGTTAAAAGAATCTGTAGATTTCAAGTCTGACCTGTTGCCCGAAATATACCAACATTGTGAAAAGAACCTACCTTCATACGCCCGTCCAATGTTCCTCCGATTCATCAAAGAAATGCCTCTGACTACAACTCTTAAACAGAAAAAGGTGGAATATGTTAAAGAAGGGTTCAATCCTGCCATCATCAATGACCCATTGTTTCGTATTTCTCCGGAAACTAGCACTTATGTTACCCTCACCACAGAAAACTTTGGTATGTTTTTGGCCAAATCAAGATTATGA